In Cicer arietinum cultivar CDC Frontier isolate Library 1 chromosome 7, Cicar.CDCFrontier_v2.0, whole genome shotgun sequence, a single window of DNA contains:
- the LOC101493053 gene encoding embryonic abundant protein VF30.1-like, with the protein MEFTHISFVALLCLVIVGIDASQSGEEYWKSVWPNTPLPKALLDLLLPDKGISVPIGSQEEKQYWTVFFEHDLYPGKKMSLGIQKNSEIQLLTSREQVSLKKSSQPFGINVWWDQKSSERVSQTFGVHTWGKKDTHILHDYCWSSRAIGEDKHCAPSLESMMNFSISKLGKNIKVMSSSFAQNQNQYVVEEVKKIGDRAVMCHRLNFEKVVFYCHQGNSTTTFMVSLMAFDGTKSKALTICHHDTRGMNPDMLYKVLKVVPGTIPICHFIGNKAIAWVPIDAVSDSVDHSRAISG; encoded by the exons TTGGTTATCGTGGGAATTGATGCATCTCAATCAGGAGAAGAATATTGGAAATCTGTTTGGCCAAACACTCCTCTGCCTAAAGCTCTTTTAGATTTGCTGCTGCCTG ATAAGGGAATCAGTGTACCTATTGGAAGCCAAGAAGAGAAGCAATATTGGACCGTCTTTTTTGAACATGACCTCTATCCTGGGAAAAAAATGAGCTTGGGCATCCAAAAGAATTCTGAAATTCAACTATTAACATCAAGGGAACAAGTGTCACTAAAAAAATCAAGCCAACCTTTTGGAATTAATGTGTGGTGGGATCAAAAATCAAGTGAAAGGGTAAGTCAAACTTTTGGAGTACACACATGGGGTAAAAAAGATACCCATATTCTTCATGACTATTGTTGGAGCTCAAGAGCAATAGGGGAAGACAAGCACTGTGCACCATCACTAGAATCAATGATGAATTTTTCCATTTCAAAGCTTGGGAAGAACATAAAAGTGATGTCAAGTTCATTTGCTCAAAATCAAAACCAATATGTAGTGGAGGAAGTGAAAAAGATAGGAGACAGAGCAGTGATGTGTCATagattgaattttgaaaaagttGTATTCTATTGCCACCAAGGCAATTCAACAACAACTTTCATGGTCTCATTAATGGCCTTTGATGGAACTAAATCTAAGGCATTAACTATATGCCACCATGATACAAGAGGTATGAATCCCGATATGCTTTATAAAGTACTCAAAGTCGTGCCTGGAACAATCCCTATTTGCCATTTCATTGGCAACAAAGCAATTGCTTGGGTGCCTATTGATGCTGTGAGTGACTCTGTTGATCATTCTCGTGCCATCTCTGGTTGA